CTCCACGAAGTCCGAGGCGACGTCCTTGAACAGGGTGTGCAGATCCACCTCCTGCTGGTACGAGCCGCCCATCGCGGTGCGGTGCGTCTGGCCGACGATCGCCAGCACCGGCACATGGTCCAGCTTGGCGTCGTACAGGCCGTTGAGGAGATGGATCGCGCCGGGTCCCGAGGTGGCCGCGCACACTCCGATGCGGCCGCTGAACTTGGCGTAGCCGACCGCCTCGAACGCCGACATCTCCTCGTGCCGCGACTGGATGAACCGCGGCCGGTTCTCAGCCCGGCCCCACGCGGCGAGCAGGCCGTTGATGCCGTCACCGGGATAACCGAAGACATGGTCCACACCCCACTCGCGCAGCCGCTGCAGGACGTGGTCGGAGACCTTGGTGCTCATGGACGGGACCTCCCGGACATAGGGGCATACGGCCCCTTACGAGTGACCGTGCGGGCTCCCGGAAAACCTGGGCCCGGGTTTGCGGTCCGGGGCCGGGGGCAGGCGCACCCACAGTGCTTCGGACAGGAGGCACGTCCGTGGGAAAGGCTCCGAGGCCGCCCCGGCTGTGTCTGTCCGGCCGCGCTCCCACGGTGACCGTCCAACCCAGAGCACCAACTAGGGAGTTGCGACGCACCATGTCCCCCCGAGTGAGCGCGAAGCACCACCCGCACGACGACGCCCCCGACACCGCGGAAGCCTTCCGCAGGCTCGCCGCACTGCCCCCGGGCCCCCAGCACGACACCCTGCGCGACCGGATCATCGAGGCCTGGCTGCCCATGGCCGACCGGCTCGCGGGCCGCTTCCGCAGCCGCGGCGAGAGCTTCGACGACCTGCGCCAGGTCGCGGCCCTCGGCCTGGTCAAGGCCGTCGACCGGTACGACCCCGAACGCGGCAATGCCTTCGAGAGCTACGCCGTGCCGACCATCACCGGCGAGATCAAGCGGCACTTCCGCGACCACATGTGGACACTGCACGTGCCCCGGCGGGTCCAGGAGCTGCGCAACCGCGTGCGCTTCGCCTCCCAGGACCTGTCGCAGACCATCCCCGGGCGGCGGCCCACCGTCGCGGAGATCGCCGCGCACGCGAACATGAGCGAGGAGGACGTCCTCGTGGGGCTCGAGGCGCTGGAGAGCTTCACCGCGCTGTCGCTGGACGCGGAACTGCCGGGGAGCGAGGACGGGTACTCGCTGAGCGACGCTCTCGGGTCGGCGGATCCGGCGCTGGACACGGTGGTGGACCGGGAGGCCGTGAAGCCCCGGCTCGCCGCGTTGCCGGAACGGGAGCGGGCGATCCTGTACATGCGGTTCTTCGGCGACATGACGCAGTCGCGGATCGCCGAGCAGCTGGGGATCTCGCAGATGCATGTGTCGCGGCTGATCAGCCGGTGCTGCG
Above is a window of Streptomyces sp. NBC_00490 DNA encoding:
- a CDS encoding RNA polymerase sigma factor SigF, which produces MSPRVSAKHHPHDDAPDTAEAFRRLAALPPGPQHDTLRDRIIEAWLPMADRLAGRFRSRGESFDDLRQVAALGLVKAVDRYDPERGNAFESYAVPTITGEIKRHFRDHMWTLHVPRRVQELRNRVRFASQDLSQTIPGRRPTVAEIAAHANMSEEDVLVGLEALESFTALSLDAELPGSEDGYSLSDALGSADPALDTVVDREAVKPRLAALPERERAILYMRFFGDMTQSRIAEQLGISQMHVSRLISRCCGRVREQVMRDAA